A region from the Nostoc sp. HK-01 genome encodes:
- a CDS encoding class II aldolase/adducin family protein, with amino-acid sequence MQAISVQKPNAPQPPTFSSITEERLHRKQRLAAALRLFSRYGFDEGIAGHITARDPETPEHFWVNPFGMHFGLIRVSDLILVNQEGEVIIGDRPVNRAAFAIHSQIHAARPDAVAAAHAHSIYGKSWSSLGRLLDPLTQDACSFYQDHSLFDDYTGVVLDPQEGQRIAQTLGQNKAIILKNHGLLTVGHTVDEAAWWFITMERSCQAQLLAEAAGKPSPIKHEYAEIAHSQVGSHNLGWFSFQPLYEMVVRQEPDLLE; translated from the coding sequence ATGCAAGCAATATCTGTACAAAAGCCCAACGCACCCCAACCACCAACATTTAGTTCAATTACAGAAGAACGTCTGCACCGCAAACAGCGATTAGCCGCAGCATTACGCCTATTTTCCCGCTATGGTTTTGATGAGGGAATAGCAGGTCATATCACAGCACGCGACCCAGAAACACCCGAACACTTTTGGGTGAACCCTTTTGGAATGCACTTTGGTTTAATTCGCGTCAGTGACTTAATTTTAGTTAACCAAGAAGGTGAGGTTATTATAGGCGATCGCCCAGTTAATCGGGCTGCTTTTGCCATACATTCCCAAATTCATGCAGCTAGACCTGATGCTGTAGCGGCTGCTCATGCTCATTCTATCTATGGTAAAAGTTGGTCGAGTCTTGGTCGTTTGCTTGACCCCCTCACCCAAGATGCTTGTAGTTTTTACCAAGACCACAGCTTATTTGATGACTATACAGGTGTCGTGCTTGACCCGCAAGAAGGCCAGCGGATAGCCCAAACCCTCGGACAAAACAAAGCCATTATCCTTAAAAACCACGGCTTACTTACAGTTGGTCATACAGTTGATGAAGCTGCTTGGTGGTTCATTACAATGGAGCGTTCTTGTCAAGCACAGTTATTGGCTGAGGCCGCTGGTAAACCTAGCCCAATCAAACATGAGTATGCGGAGATAGCGCACTCTCAAGTTGGTTCACACAACTTAGGTTGGTTTAGCTTTCAACCTTTATACGAGATGGTTGTACGTCAAGAACCTGACTTGTTGGAGTGA
- a CDS encoding GDSL family lipase, with protein MKKQLVTAGFVLFSVILPLKASAVQFTGIYAFGDSLTDTGNVYNSVSAFIPGAEFPPPPYFPGRFSNGPVWIDELAEKLNLESPTPFFKVTQGFPPIDGINFAFGGATTTPDNTISLTIPELAGLPGLPQQVGAFQSLLNNQPQADPNALYILWAGANDYLPTLGSFQPRLTPNETLGNLADTLQALAGLGVKKLLVPNLPDLGITPAARTAGESQRLSELTLAHNAGLAELIKQFDQNPLLDLDVIPLDVYSLFSNPAALGFTDAENPCLDLNATPPTLCNNPEDYLFWDNQHPTTTAHKILGDYAYQQLRQSATPVPEPSVSLGLLTLGAVVAFARLKRQQKKLAFTPTSQVLDVQPSRIKVES; from the coding sequence ATGAAAAAACAGCTTGTAACAGCAGGATTTGTCTTATTTTCAGTTATTCTTCCTTTGAAGGCTTCAGCTGTTCAATTTACTGGTATTTACGCATTTGGTGATAGTCTTACAGACACAGGTAACGTATACAATTCTGTATCAGCTTTTATTCCGGGTGCAGAGTTTCCGCCGCCTCCATACTTTCCAGGACGTTTTTCTAATGGCCCAGTTTGGATAGACGAACTGGCTGAAAAACTCAACTTAGAATCTCCAACCCCCTTTTTTAAAGTTACTCAAGGTTTTCCACCAATAGATGGCATTAACTTTGCCTTCGGAGGAGCGACTACAACACCTGACAATACCATATCTCTAACTATTCCTGAATTGGCAGGACTGCCAGGTTTACCACAACAGGTTGGAGCATTCCAAAGTTTGCTAAATAATCAGCCTCAAGCTGACCCAAATGCACTTTACATATTGTGGGCTGGAGCAAATGATTACCTACCTACTTTAGGTAGCTTTCAGCCACGTCTCACCCCTAATGAAACTTTAGGGAATTTAGCAGATACATTGCAAGCTCTAGCAGGTTTGGGAGTTAAAAAATTACTAGTACCTAACTTACCAGATTTAGGGATTACACCAGCAGCCCGCACAGCAGGAGAGTCTCAAAGACTCAGTGAATTAACACTGGCACATAATGCAGGACTAGCGGAACTTATCAAACAGTTTGACCAAAATCCGCTTCTAGATTTAGATGTTATTCCTTTAGATGTCTATTCTCTCTTCAGCAACCCCGCAGCATTAGGTTTTACTGATGCAGAAAATCCTTGTTTAGATTTGAATGCTACTCCGCCAACCTTATGTAATAACCCAGAAGATTATTTATTTTGGGATAACCAGCATCCAACAACGACTGCTCATAAAATATTGGGAGATTATGCTTATCAACAGTTAAGACAGTCAGCAACACCTGTTCCCGAACCTTCTGTGTCTTTAGGGTTGTTGACGCTTGGTGCTGTAGTTGCATTCGCTAGACTCAAGCGCCAACAAAAGAAACTGGCTTTCACTCCAACAAGTCAGGTTCTTGACGTACAACCATCTCGTATAAAGGTTGAAAGCTAA
- a CDS encoding S-layer domain-containing protein encodes MLLCKRPAALLSLAVLLTSLTACSNNPTAKSLEESLAADSRLQNNPVVFGETNKGEPQSAQNAATVQLPADFPKEIPLYSNAKLQEVTPASGSNNQVSTRWLSSDPSNFITSFYRSQLQDNSWQILQQPADDIGTFEARRNNLLVKVSIQAQSVTNAAPNQPQTATSLVIDYAPNSADTAQSTPTTNNNTPQPGNPQFIGPVAPNTATTQPSTTPNNSTTTATTTTSEEFSDLNKAPQELRQHIQDLAALGVLSVESSANKANSSNTNLFEPGKIITRRMYARWLVAANNAMYPNNSAKQIRLAAETTQPAFSDVAKTDADFPAIQGLAEAGLIPSPLSGDSTTVLFRPDAPLTREQLILWKVPLDTRQALPTATLDAVKQTWGFQDVGKIDPKALRAILADFPSAEQSNIRRVFGYTTLFQPKKPVTRAEAAAALWYFGTVGDGVSASDALKLKRSPT; translated from the coding sequence GTGCTTCTCTGCAAACGTCCAGCCGCCTTATTAAGTTTGGCTGTTTTACTTACTTCCCTAACAGCCTGTAGTAACAATCCCACCGCCAAAAGCTTGGAAGAATCTTTGGCGGCTGATTCTCGACTGCAAAACAACCCAGTTGTTTTTGGTGAAACTAATAAAGGCGAACCACAATCAGCACAGAACGCAGCAACAGTCCAGCTTCCTGCGGATTTTCCCAAAGAAATTCCGTTATATTCCAATGCCAAACTTCAGGAGGTTACGCCTGCGAGTGGTTCCAATAATCAAGTATCAACTCGCTGGTTGAGTTCCGACCCCAGCAATTTTATTACCAGCTTTTATCGTAGCCAGTTGCAGGATAATAGCTGGCAAATCTTACAACAACCAGCCGATGATATTGGTACTTTTGAAGCACGACGCAATAATTTGCTAGTGAAAGTATCCATTCAAGCTCAATCAGTTACTAATGCTGCACCGAATCAACCACAAACAGCTACTAGTTTAGTAATTGATTATGCGCCTAATAGTGCTGATACGGCGCAATCTACACCAACAACTAATAATAATACGCCTCAACCTGGCAATCCGCAGTTTATTGGCCCAGTAGCACCTAACACTGCAACCACCCAACCAAGCACTACGCCTAATAATTCAACTACCACTGCAACTACAACTACATCTGAAGAATTTTCTGACCTCAACAAAGCGCCACAAGAATTACGTCAACATATCCAAGACTTAGCTGCATTGGGTGTGTTGTCGGTTGAATCTTCAGCAAATAAGGCTAATTCCAGCAACACAAACTTATTTGAACCGGGGAAAATCATCACCCGCCGAATGTATGCGCGTTGGTTAGTTGCTGCTAACAATGCGATGTATCCGAACAATTCTGCCAAGCAGATACGTTTAGCAGCGGAAACTACGCAGCCTGCTTTTAGTGATGTAGCGAAAACAGATGCAGATTTTCCTGCAATTCAGGGACTAGCTGAGGCTGGCTTGATTCCCAGTCCCTTGTCGGGAGACTCAACCACAGTTTTATTTCGCCCAGATGCACCTTTAACACGGGAACAATTGATTTTGTGGAAAGTGCCGTTAGATACTCGCCAAGCTTTGCCTACTGCCACTTTGGATGCGGTTAAACAAACTTGGGGTTTTCAAGATGTTGGGAAAATCGACCCGAAGGCATTACGGGCAATTTTGGCTGATTTCCCCAGTGCTGAACAATCAAATATTCGACGGGTGTTTGGCTATACGACGCTGTTTCAACCGAAAAAACCTGTGACTCGTGCCGAGGCTGCGGCGGCTTTGTGGTATTTTGGCACTGTCGGTGATGGGGTATCAGCGAGTGATGCTTTGAAGTTAAAGCGATCGCCTACATAA
- a CDS encoding WD-40 repeat protein, with the protein MKQQKARRSRGVILTLQGWDKLQAAKAQAEWEQNAGDSFSLEELSDRI; encoded by the coding sequence ATGAAACAGCAAAAAGCTCGACGCAGCCGAGGGGTAATTTTGACTCTTCAAGGCTGGGATAAACTGCAAGCTGCCAAAGCTCAAGCAGAATGGGAACAGAACGCTGGAGATAGCTTTTCATTAGAAGAACTGAGCGATCGCATCTGA
- the infB gene encoding translation initiation factor IF-2: MNNGKVRIYELSKELNLDNKELLAICDQLNIAVKSHSSTISESEAEHIRTAAEKLAVTNGTPKRELGTTTNKPNSHQTGSHSRPAPPHKQQILEIRKPKILRNPNTNAPEASVATNTQFASSEVNSPAPPRPFATPVSSMKPTAPTRPVPRNQSENSQAPAVTDAPPKPNTQVAENIAAEKPEKAPSHKQRPEKPQKPQLSAPPARPEAEQASISGLSSSADKPILKRDRDQVKPTKAGKPSQAPTEAGQAPAPKQSRPTPGPVKPEQRTNRPPGAGSSDGPRPQRPVRSTEQAAAPLATPPSRPAAGATAKIGVDDDAVVPDLLDLKRPTPPRLAKGGKKWQEEEIIDEVKEKAGKGGPKGKRVKPILDDDFEDDDLLDEEGLDIPTTIQASLSIARPPKPKAARPAQPVIAAAIAAPTSRANKKASHSNRGEQNRRQEAEPKRDRPEKIVVTGPLTVQELANELAVADTEIVKILFLKGMAVSITQNLDIPTITLVGKELEVEVETAEPEAEARKITEMIDVADLEHLIRRPPVVTIMGHVDHGKTTLLDSIRKTKVAAGEAGGITQHIGAYHVDIEHDSKLHQIVFLDTPGHEAFTAMRARGARVTDIAILVVAADDGVRPQTVEAISHAQAAEVPIVVAINKIDKEGAQPDRVKQELTHYGLTPEEWGGETIMVPVSAIKGENLDTLLEMILLVAEVGELSANPDRLAKGTVIEAHLDKAKGAVATLLIQNGTLHVGDMLVAGSAFGKVRAMVDDRGRRVDAASPSFAVEVLGLSDVPAAGDDFEVFENEKEARSIAGDRADKQRLSRLLQGRVTLTTLSAQAQEGELKELNLILKGDVQGSVEAIVGSLKQIPQNEVQIRMLLASAGEITQTDIDLAAASGAVIIGFNTTYASGARQAADEAGVDVREYNIIYKLLEDIQGALEGLLEPELVEEPLGQCEVRAVFPVGKGAVAGCYVQSGKLVRNCKLRVRRGGKIVYEGVLDSLKRIKEDAREVNAGYECGINVDKFHDWVEGDIIEAYQMVTKRRTLTLTR; the protein is encoded by the coding sequence ATGAACAACGGCAAAGTTAGAATCTATGAATTATCAAAGGAATTGAATTTGGATAACAAAGAGCTATTAGCAATTTGCGACCAGCTCAATATTGCGGTCAAAAGCCATAGCAGCACTATTTCAGAATCAGAGGCAGAACATATCCGGACGGCTGCCGAAAAATTGGCAGTAACGAATGGAACACCTAAAAGAGAACTAGGAACAACCACCAACAAACCAAATTCACACCAAACTGGCTCTCATAGCCGACCTGCACCACCACACAAACAACAAATTTTGGAAATTCGTAAACCCAAAATATTGAGAAATCCTAACACCAATGCCCCAGAGGCATCAGTTGCTACTAATACTCAATTTGCTTCTTCTGAAGTCAATTCTCCAGCACCTCCACGGCCCTTCGCTACACCAGTCTCATCCATGAAGCCGACGGCACCAACCCGACCTGTACCCCGGAATCAGTCTGAGAACTCACAAGCACCTGCTGTCACAGACGCACCCCCAAAACCGAATACGCAAGTAGCAGAAAATATAGCAGCGGAAAAGCCAGAAAAAGCGCCTTCGCACAAGCAAAGGCCAGAAAAACCGCAAAAACCGCAATTATCTGCCCCACCGGCCAGACCAGAGGCAGAACAAGCCTCAATTAGTGGTCTGTCCAGTTCAGCAGACAAACCGATCCTCAAACGCGATCGCGACCAGGTGAAACCGACTAAGGCTGGTAAACCTTCTCAGGCTCCAACAGAAGCAGGACAAGCACCAGCGCCCAAACAAAGTCGTCCGACCCCTGGGCCTGTTAAACCAGAGCAACGGACGAACCGACCCCCAGGAGCAGGCTCCTCAGACGGGCCACGTCCTCAAAGACCAGTACGTTCCACAGAACAAGCAGCAGCCCCACTTGCTACCCCACCTAGCAGACCGGCAGCCGGAGCAACAGCAAAAATCGGAGTCGATGATGATGCTGTAGTTCCAGATCTCTTAGACTTGAAACGGCCAACACCGCCTCGTCTAGCCAAAGGTGGGAAAAAATGGCAAGAAGAGGAAATAATTGACGAAGTTAAAGAAAAAGCAGGCAAGGGCGGCCCCAAAGGTAAGCGGGTCAAACCAATCCTGGATGATGACTTTGAAGATGATGATCTTCTAGATGAAGAAGGTCTAGATATCCCTACTACTATCCAGGCCAGTCTTTCTATAGCTCGTCCACCAAAACCAAAAGCAGCGCGACCTGCACAGCCTGTAATTGCAGCAGCGATCGCCGCTCCAACTTCTAGAGCGAATAAAAAAGCTAGTCATTCTAATCGTGGTGAGCAAAACCGTCGTCAAGAAGCAGAGCCAAAACGCGATCGTCCAGAAAAAATCGTGGTGACAGGCCCGCTGACAGTGCAAGAACTCGCCAACGAATTAGCAGTTGCGGATACAGAGATTGTAAAAATCCTGTTCCTCAAAGGTATGGCGGTAAGCATTACTCAAAATCTAGATATCCCAACCATTACCTTGGTGGGTAAAGAGCTAGAAGTAGAAGTTGAAACCGCCGAACCAGAGGCAGAAGCACGTAAGATCACAGAAATGATCGACGTGGCAGATTTAGAACATCTCATTCGTCGTCCGCCTGTCGTGACCATTATGGGTCACGTAGACCACGGTAAAACTACTCTACTTGACTCGATTCGCAAAACCAAAGTCGCGGCAGGAGAAGCTGGGGGTATTACCCAACACATCGGTGCCTACCATGTGGACATCGAACATGATAGTAAGCTCCATCAGATCGTATTTTTAGATACTCCTGGTCACGAAGCCTTTACCGCTATGCGGGCGCGAGGCGCTAGGGTAACAGACATCGCCATTTTGGTAGTGGCAGCAGATGATGGTGTGCGTCCCCAAACAGTGGAAGCCATCAGCCACGCTCAAGCCGCAGAAGTGCCAATTGTCGTCGCAATTAACAAAATTGACAAAGAAGGCGCACAACCAGACAGAGTTAAACAAGAACTCACCCATTATGGTTTAACTCCAGAAGAATGGGGTGGTGAAACCATCATGGTTCCAGTCAGTGCAATTAAAGGTGAAAACCTAGATACCCTTCTGGAAATGATTCTGTTAGTCGCAGAAGTTGGCGAACTATCTGCCAACCCCGATCGCCTAGCGAAAGGAACCGTAATTGAAGCCCACCTGGATAAAGCTAAGGGAGCAGTTGCTACCTTGTTAATTCAGAACGGGACTCTGCACGTCGGAGATATGCTCGTTGCCGGTTCAGCCTTTGGGAAAGTTCGGGCAATGGTTGATGACCGAGGCCGCAGAGTTGATGCAGCTTCACCTTCCTTTGCCGTTGAGGTACTAGGCTTAAGTGATGTACCCGCAGCCGGGGATGACTTTGAGGTCTTCGAGAACGAAAAAGAAGCTCGGAGTATTGCAGGCGATCGCGCCGACAAACAACGCTTGTCACGACTGTTACAGGGACGTGTCACACTCACAACTTTGTCGGCTCAAGCACAAGAAGGCGAGTTGAAAGAACTCAACTTAATCTTGAAAGGCGACGTGCAAGGTTCTGTCGAAGCGATCGTTGGTTCGCTCAAGCAAATACCCCAAAACGAAGTGCAAATCCGGATGCTGTTAGCATCGGCTGGAGAAATTACCCAAACAGATATTGACTTAGCTGCTGCCAGTGGCGCAGTCATTATTGGCTTTAACACCACCTACGCCAGTGGCGCAAGACAAGCCGCTGATGAAGCAGGTGTAGATGTCCGGGAGTATAACATTATCTATAAACTCCTCGAAGATATCCAAGGAGCCTTAGAAGGTCTGTTGGAACCAGAGTTGGTTGAAGAACCTCTTGGTCAGTGCGAAGTCCGTGCTGTCTTCCCTGTTGGTAAAGGAGCCGTTGCTGGTTGTTATGTCCAATCTGGCAAGCTGGTGCGTAACTGCAAACTGCGTGTGCGTCGTGGCGGAAAAATTGTTTACGAAGGTGTTCTTGACTCCCTCAAACGGATCAAAGAAGATGCTCGTGAAGTCAATGCTGGTTATGAATGCGGTATTAACGTAGACAAATTCCATGACTGGGTTGAAGGCGACATTATTGAAGCCTACCAGATGGTTACGAAACGCCGTACTCTCACATTGACAAGATAG
- the nusA gene encoding transcription elongation factor NusA: MSMVSLPGLKELIESISRERNLPRLAVQAAIREALLKGYERYRRAQNLERKQFDEDYFDNFEVELDIDDEGFRVLSTKTIVEEVSNTDHQISLDEVQQVAPEAQLGDSVVLDVTPDQGEFGRMAAMQTKQVLAQKLRDQQRQMVQEEFQDLEGTVLQARVLRFERQSVILAVSSTFGQPEVEAELPKREQLPNDNYRANATFKVYLKKVSQGQQRGPQLLVSRADAGLVVYLFANEVPEIEDEVVRIVAVAREANPPSRYVGPRTKIAVDTLDRDVDPVGACIGARGSRIQVVVNELRGEKIDVIRWSPDPATYIANALSPARVDEVRLMDPETRQTHVLVAEDQLSLAIGKEGQNVRLAARLTGWKIDIKDKAKYDYAGEDTRFAAARAKAQLEQEQMELEEDDMELEDDDMELDEFEEQNQQELLDDDSFDPGDEE, from the coding sequence ATGTCAATGGTTAGTCTACCAGGATTAAAAGAATTAATTGAAAGTATTAGTCGTGAGCGAAACTTACCTCGTTTAGCAGTTCAAGCGGCGATTAGAGAAGCACTGCTGAAAGGGTATGAACGTTATCGTCGCGCTCAAAATTTAGAACGCAAGCAATTTGATGAAGATTATTTTGATAATTTTGAAGTAGAACTCGATATTGATGACGAAGGATTTCGCGTTCTCTCCACAAAAACCATCGTTGAAGAAGTTAGTAACACCGACCATCAAATTTCTTTAGACGAAGTGCAACAAGTCGCCCCAGAAGCTCAATTAGGCGATTCTGTCGTCTTGGATGTCACCCCCGACCAAGGAGAATTCGGTCGCATGGCCGCCATGCAAACCAAGCAAGTCCTGGCGCAAAAATTACGGGATCAACAACGCCAGATGGTGCAGGAAGAGTTCCAAGATTTAGAAGGAACTGTACTGCAAGCCAGAGTTCTGCGATTTGAGAGACAATCGGTAATTTTGGCTGTTAGCAGTACCTTTGGTCAGCCAGAAGTCGAAGCTGAATTACCCAAGCGAGAACAGCTACCAAACGATAATTATCGAGCTAATGCCACCTTTAAGGTATACCTGAAAAAAGTTTCTCAAGGTCAGCAAAGAGGGCCGCAACTGTTAGTATCCCGCGCTGATGCTGGGTTGGTAGTTTATTTGTTTGCCAACGAAGTCCCAGAAATTGAAGACGAAGTAGTGCGGATAGTCGCTGTAGCGCGAGAAGCTAATCCCCCATCTCGATACGTCGGCCCCCGGACTAAAATCGCTGTAGATACCTTAGATCGAGATGTTGACCCTGTAGGTGCTTGTATTGGCGCACGAGGATCAAGAATCCAAGTAGTAGTGAATGAACTACGTGGTGAAAAAATTGACGTAATTCGTTGGTCTCCAGACCCAGCTACATATATCGCCAACGCCTTGAGTCCAGCGAGAGTCGATGAAGTCCGGCTGATGGATCCAGAAACGCGGCAAACTCACGTATTAGTAGCCGAAGATCAACTGAGTTTGGCAATTGGCAAAGAAGGACAAAACGTGCGTCTAGCAGCCCGCCTCACTGGTTGGAAAATTGATATTAAAGATAAAGCCAAGTATGACTATGCAGGCGAAGATACAAGGTTTGCAGCTGCTCGTGCTAAAGCTCAACTAGAACAAGAACAAATGGAACTAGAGGAGGATGACATGGAACTAGAAGATGATGATATGGAATTAGACGAATTTGAGGAGCAAAACCAACAAGAATTATTAGATGACGACTCTTTTGATCCGGGTGACGAAGAGTAA
- a CDS encoding peptidoglycan-binding domain 1, producing MWCGFSKSSAIIAATCLVSTSVLISDSSFAARQRNYTPQQLRAVLHGLGYKVKVSNTPLTDEETKKAIRDFQKGYKLGVDGIAGPKTQDLAADIVQILQANLNVVLKPNPSLPRDQFFGPRTEQLIKEYQKKNQLQETGIANLALRQKLNADAKEAIGTPQSPSSPKPTATPTAKPTATPTAKPTATPTAKPTATPTVKPTATPTVKPTATPTAAPEATPTATPTATPTTTP from the coding sequence ATGTGGTGTGGGTTTAGTAAATCCAGCGCAATTATTGCTGCTACTTGCCTAGTAAGTACCAGTGTACTAATTTCTGATAGTTCCTTTGCTGCTCGTCAACGTAACTATACGCCCCAACAATTACGTGCTGTGTTGCACGGGCTAGGTTACAAAGTTAAAGTCTCGAATACACCTCTAACAGACGAGGAAACGAAAAAGGCCATCCGCGATTTTCAAAAAGGCTACAAGCTCGGTGTTGACGGTATAGCAGGCCCCAAAACCCAAGATTTAGCGGCCGATATTGTGCAGATCCTGCAAGCTAATTTAAATGTTGTACTTAAACCAAATCCCTCTCTCCCTCGTGATCAGTTTTTTGGCCCGCGCACAGAACAATTAATTAAGGAATATCAGAAAAAAAATCAGCTTCAAGAAACGGGAATTGCTAATTTAGCACTCCGTCAGAAGCTAAATGCAGATGCGAAGGAAGCTATAGGTACGCCTCAGTCTCCATCGTCACCCAAACCGACTGCGACACCAACAGCTAAACCGACTGCGACACCGACGGCTAAACCAACGGCGACACCAACAGCTAAACCGACTGCGACACCGACGGTTAAACCGACTGCAACTCCAACGGTTAAACCGACTGCAACTCCAACAGCGGCACCAGAGGCAACTCCAACAGCGACACCAACAGCAACTCCAACGACTACTCCCTAA